One window of the Rosa rugosa chromosome 3, drRosRugo1.1, whole genome shotgun sequence genome contains the following:
- the LOC133735598 gene encoding uncharacterized mitochondrial protein AtMg00810-like, whose amino-acid sequence MRAFGYKQSNSDHTLFIKRKNGKITALIVYVDDMIVTGDDPKEMNELQKYLSKEFEMKDLGQLKYFLGIEVARSKKGISLSQRKYVLDLLAETGMLDCSPIETPIEMNHRLAIYPDQVPTDKGSLCIVLVKNIWMQFFGF is encoded by the exons atgagagcctttggatacaaacagagcaattctgaccataccttgtttatcaagcgcaagaatggtaagattacagctcttattgtgtatgttgatgacatgattgttacaggggatgatccaaaagagatgaatgagttgcaaaagtatctgtcaaaggagtttgaaatgaaggatctggggcaactgaagtattttctgggtattgaagttgcgaggtctaagaagggaatttcactgtcacagaggaagtatgttcttgacttacttgctgaaacggggatgctggactgcagtccaattgagacacccattgagatgaatcacagacttgccatttatcctgatcaagttccaactgataaaggaag tttatgcattgtcctagtgaagaacatatggatgcagtttttcggattttga